Proteins encoded in a region of the Pseudothermotoga elfii DSM 9442 = NBRC 107921 genome:
- a CDS encoding CBS domain-containing protein, with amino-acid sequence MFVKYWMNQDFPSIRINSTVQEALSVMRKYKVDYCVTTDEAGKFQGFVYKSNLADSELDSSVFDHVVFPDFYAYEDSYIEEAALTFRESHEACLAVVDQELNVKGIITLSEILEAFVAITAMDEPGTRVLMKLEDKPGQLKEIFDVLAQNKMNVLSVNTIKEDGFRRVSIKVDTCEPEELAKTLKIFGIEYDRITREEGF; translated from the coding sequence ATGTTTGTAAAGTACTGGATGAATCAGGATTTCCCATCTATCAGAATTAATTCTACGGTCCAAGAAGCCTTATCGGTGATGAGAAAGTACAAAGTGGATTACTGTGTTACAACAGATGAAGCTGGAAAATTTCAAGGTTTTGTTTATAAGAGCAACCTGGCTGATTCGGAACTTGACAGCAGTGTATTTGATCATGTTGTTTTTCCTGATTTCTATGCTTATGAAGACAGTTATATCGAAGAAGCAGCACTGACTTTTAGAGAGTCGCATGAAGCGTGCCTTGCAGTTGTTGATCAGGAGTTAAATGTTAAGGGAATAATTACCTTGTCGGAGATATTAGAAGCTTTTGTCGCCATAACCGCAATGGATGAACCTGGAACGAGAGTTCTTATGAAACTCGAGGATAAGCCGGGACAGCTTAAAGAGATATTCGACGTGCTCGCTCAAAACAAAATGAATGTTCTGTCTGTAAATACAATTAAAGAAGATGGTTTCAGAAGAGTTTCGATAAAAGTCGATACGTGCGAGCCTGAGGAGCTGGCAAAGACATTGAAGATTTTTGGAATCGAATATGACAGAATAACAAGGGAGGAAGGATTCTGA
- a CDS encoding MBL fold metallo-hydrolase → MRVDILVVGGTLRSAPYVMAPYSTVCLLYDENKKMLIDPGSFVTWQSLEQSLKARNILPEDITDIILTHVHMDHIFNSIFFRNAMVHVHQKYRARDYSSFGPITGQLYSMVVSGWNHVNMLSGGEKLFGFVEIFYSPFHSSDHVSLVIESENMGKIFMPGDICYTKVDYYEIAKGYRNDEAAHFVRQASKNCDWIVFTHDEPLKL, encoded by the coding sequence GTGAGAGTTGATATTCTTGTGGTAGGGGGCACCTTGCGAAGTGCTCCGTATGTCATGGCACCATATTCAACCGTGTGTTTACTTTATGATGAAAATAAAAAAATGCTTATTGACCCAGGAAGCTTTGTAACGTGGCAATCACTCGAGCAGAGTTTAAAAGCGAGGAATATTTTACCAGAGGACATAACAGATATAATTTTGACTCATGTTCATATGGACCATATCTTTAATTCTATATTTTTTAGAAATGCTATGGTTCATGTTCATCAAAAATACAGAGCACGTGATTATTCTTCTTTTGGTCCCATCACCGGACAGCTTTACAGTATGGTGGTTTCCGGCTGGAATCATGTGAATATGCTCTCGGGAGGGGAAAAGCTTTTTGGATTTGTTGAAATTTTCTATTCACCATTCCATTCGTCTGATCATGTGTCGTTAGTAATAGAGAGCGAAAATATGGGTAAAATATTTATGCCTGGTGACATATGCTATACAAAGGTTGATTATTATGAAATTGCAAAAGGGTATAGAAATGATGAAGCAGCTCATTTTGTAAGACAGGCATCAAAAAACTGCGATTGGATTGTTTTTACTCATGATGAACCTTTAAAGCTGTGA
- the minD gene encoding septum site-determining protein MinD, producing MAKVIVVTSGKGGVGKTTITANLGCTLAKLGEKVCLIDADIGLKNLDVVLGLENRVVYTLVDVVNGKINAQEALVRHKQMRNLYLLAASQVATKEMVSPEDMKAIAKTLYPVFDYILIDSPAGIERGFRNAVAPAEIALIVTTPELPAISDADRVVGLLENFGFSDKSMKVILNRFKIKMVKAGEMLTQQDVESTLALEILGVVPDSEEVIIATNKGLPVVLNGDMTVSKVFENIARRLKGESVPVDNDISQMSEKGFMTFFRNLFNRKRG from the coding sequence GTGGCAAAGGTGATTGTTGTCACTTCGGGAAAAGGTGGTGTTGGTAAAACTACCATAACGGCGAACCTTGGTTGCACACTTGCAAAACTCGGTGAAAAGGTTTGCTTGATAGATGCAGATATAGGTTTGAAAAATCTTGATGTTGTCCTTGGGCTCGAAAATAGAGTGGTTTATACGCTTGTTGATGTAGTCAACGGAAAAATCAATGCTCAGGAGGCACTGGTTCGGCATAAACAGATGAGGAATTTGTATCTTCTCGCAGCTTCCCAGGTGGCAACCAAAGAAATGGTTTCTCCTGAAGATATGAAGGCAATTGCCAAAACTTTGTATCCGGTTTTTGATTACATACTTATTGATTCCCCAGCAGGTATAGAGAGAGGGTTCAGAAATGCTGTTGCTCCTGCGGAAATCGCCCTGATTGTAACAACTCCAGAGTTACCAGCTATTTCTGATGCAGACAGGGTTGTGGGGCTTTTAGAAAATTTCGGTTTTAGTGATAAATCTATGAAGGTCATACTTAACAGATTCAAGATCAAAATGGTGAAAGCAGGTGAAATGCTTACTCAACAGGATGTTGAATCAACGCTCGCTCTGGAGATTCTGGGAGTTGTTCCTGATTCCGAGGAAGTCATAATAGCCACAAACAAGGGGCTACCGGTTGTTTTGAATGGAGACATGACTGTTTCGAAGGTTTTCGAAAATATAGCAAGGCGTTTGAAAGGTGAAAGCGTCCCTGTAGATAACGACATTTCTCAAATGTCAGAGAAGGGATTTATGACATTTTTCAGGAACCTTTTTAACAGGAAAAGGGGATGA
- a CDS encoding secondary thiamine-phosphate synthase enzyme YjbQ encodes MKSFTVKSTQREQFLDITHEVQRIVDESNTKEGLCVAFVPHTTAGITINEGADLSVRSDILSKLSRLVPSNENYSHLEGNADAHIKSAIIGSSVAIPISEGRLTLGTWQKVFLCEFDGPRVRSVIVQVIGK; translated from the coding sequence ATGAAGAGTTTCACGGTTAAATCAACCCAGCGAGAACAATTTTTAGATATAACGCATGAAGTTCAGAGAATAGTAGACGAATCAAATACTAAGGAAGGTTTATGTGTCGCGTTTGTTCCCCATACCACTGCTGGAATCACAATAAATGAAGGAGCAGACCTTTCTGTGAGGTCTGATATTCTCAGCAAGCTTTCAAGATTAGTTCCATCTAATGAAAACTATTCTCATCTTGAAGGTAATGCAGATGCTCATATTAAATCAGCTATAATTGGTTCTTCTGTCGCCATACCAATCAGCGAAGGAAGATTGACCCTGGGAACCTGGCAGAAGGTTTTTCTGTGTGAATTCGATGGCCCCAGGGTAAGGTCAGTGATTGTTCAAGTAATAGGAAAATAG
- a CDS encoding undecaprenyl-diphosphate phosphatase, whose translation MIQGLTEFLPVSSSGHIVLFANLLKTDINIAFAAMLHLGTLAAVFIFAIYSIIRALKNIKIIFNLFISTLPAALIGITFENKIEQTFSNIELLPIFFCTTSLLLMLSSSKNGEKTLEQMSFIDALFIGLFQALAILPGISRSGSTIAGALLLGFKREDSLSYSFLLALPVTAGAGLMKISEMRMSQIHLALTAFVVGIIALFILKKSVLTGKLKLFSYYCLLAGFLSFLVR comes from the coding sequence ATTATCCAAGGGCTGACAGAATTTCTACCTGTATCAAGCTCGGGTCATATTGTTTTATTTGCCAATCTGTTGAAAACAGATATCAATATAGCTTTCGCAGCGATGCTTCATCTTGGAACACTTGCAGCAGTGTTTATCTTTGCTATTTATTCAATAATAAGAGCCTTGAAAAATATAAAAATAATTTTCAATTTATTCATATCAACATTACCAGCAGCTTTAATTGGCATAACCTTCGAGAATAAAATCGAGCAAACTTTTAGTAATATTGAGCTACTTCCAATATTTTTTTGCACGACGAGCCTACTTTTGATGCTGAGTTCTTCAAAAAATGGCGAGAAAACTTTGGAACAGATGTCTTTTATCGACGCTCTTTTCATAGGTTTATTTCAGGCTCTGGCTATTTTACCAGGTATATCCAGAAGCGGTTCAACTATAGCAGGTGCTCTGCTGCTTGGTTTCAAAAGAGAAGATTCCCTCTCTTATTCTTTTTTATTAGCTTTACCTGTTACGGCAGGCGCAGGACTGATGAAAATCTCAGAGATGAGGATGAGCCAAATTCACCTGGCTCTTACAGCTTTTGTTGTTGGCATAATTGCTCTTTTTATTCTCAAGAAAAGTGTTTTGACAGGCAAACTGAAATTGTTTTCTTATTATTGTCTTTTAGCAGGATTTCTGTCTTTTTTAGTGAGGTGA
- a CDS encoding tetratricopeptide repeat protein, with protein sequence MKTVVATIVTLLLSITVFPAAINVESRLIEYRSHRMEKEMWQLIQELEEMPQDGKTLAILCEALTEYANWAKISQEEREKIYERAVEVGKKSVELLPESSYANYVTGAAIGRLAQYKGIIQSLFMLGDFDKYILKAIELDPNNYTALVAMGMRYRDTPWPFRDFRKSEQYFLKAIEVEPAYVNSYYELAVLYEQWSEIARKSEDREKYFQKAKQLYEKIILMEPHPQWIAQGEETKQIASNWLKEHD encoded by the coding sequence ATGAAAACAGTGGTAGCGACCATAGTAACTCTGCTGCTATCTATAACGGTCTTTCCAGCCGCAATCAACGTAGAAAGCAGATTAATCGAATACAGGTCTCACAGAATGGAGAAAGAAATGTGGCAACTCATCCAGGAACTGGAAGAAATGCCACAAGATGGAAAAACACTTGCCATACTCTGCGAAGCGCTGACGGAGTATGCAAACTGGGCTAAAATCTCTCAAGAAGAAAGAGAAAAAATATATGAAAGGGCAGTAGAGGTCGGTAAAAAATCGGTCGAATTGCTTCCAGAAAGTTCATACGCAAACTATGTTACAGGAGCAGCAATAGGGCGCTTAGCCCAGTACAAGGGAATCATACAGAGTTTGTTTATGCTTGGTGATTTTGATAAATATATTTTAAAAGCAATCGAACTTGATCCGAATAACTACACAGCTCTTGTAGCTATGGGTATGCGCTACAGGGATACACCCTGGCCATTTAGAGATTTCAGAAAATCTGAACAGTACTTTCTTAAGGCGATTGAAGTTGAACCTGCATATGTCAATTCTTATTACGAACTCGCTGTGCTGTATGAACAATGGTCTGAAATAGCAAGAAAATCGGAGGATAGGGAAAAATACTTTCAAAAGGCAAAACAACTTTATGAGAAAATAATCCTTATGGAACCTCATCCACAATGGATAGCCCAGGGAGAAGAGACAAAACAAATTGCGTCAAACTGGTTAAAAGAACACGATTGA
- a CDS encoding type III PLP-dependent enzyme yields the protein MEVTDIVKKAARTFETPFLIIDLDIIEENYRKLAAAIPDCKIFYAIKANSHPRILERLRDLGSNFDVASIGEIKKLMNLGVTADRMIFANPIKREKDIAEAYDLGVYLFAADSTMELDKIAENAPGSQVVIRVAVENTHSDWPLSRKFGVDLLVAVDLIAYAQKLRLTPVGVSFHVGSQNYDPHSWSNAIERVAKIFYWAERNFGIHLRVLDIGGGIPIKHVKPIPTVEEIGEIVLQSISEHLYGVRNLQIFAEPGRSMVGNSGILVSKVLLRCQRGSEEWVYIDAGVFHGLMETIENFRYEIEVDGKESEQKIPFVLAGPTCDSVDKIYDDALLSYNITLDDIVYFINAGAYTVEYGTNFNGIPSPKVYFLQDLL from the coding sequence ATGGAAGTAACAGATATTGTTAAAAAAGCTGCAAGGACTTTTGAAACACCCTTTCTGATAATTGACCTCGACATAATTGAAGAAAACTACAGAAAACTTGCGGCGGCTATACCAGATTGTAAAATATTCTATGCAATTAAAGCAAACAGTCATCCAAGAATACTCGAAAGATTAAGAGATCTTGGGAGTAATTTTGATGTAGCATCAATAGGAGAGATCAAAAAACTTATGAACCTCGGTGTCACGGCAGACAGGATGATATTTGCCAATCCGATAAAACGTGAGAAAGATATCGCAGAAGCTTATGACCTTGGAGTATATCTTTTTGCTGCTGACTCGACAATGGAACTCGATAAAATCGCTGAGAACGCACCGGGTTCACAAGTAGTTATCAGGGTGGCTGTTGAAAACACACACAGCGACTGGCCTTTATCGAGAAAATTTGGAGTGGATCTATTAGTCGCTGTAGATCTCATTGCATATGCTCAGAAATTGAGGCTGACGCCGGTTGGTGTGAGTTTTCACGTTGGTTCTCAAAATTACGATCCACACAGCTGGTCTAATGCTATTGAAAGAGTTGCAAAGATATTCTACTGGGCAGAAAGAAATTTTGGCATTCATTTGAGAGTACTCGACATAGGTGGTGGAATACCAATCAAGCATGTCAAACCAATCCCAACTGTTGAAGAGATAGGAGAAATTGTACTTCAATCAATAAGCGAACATTTGTATGGAGTGAGAAATCTCCAGATATTTGCTGAACCAGGAAGGTCAATGGTTGGAAACTCTGGAATTCTGGTCAGCAAAGTCCTGTTAAGATGCCAGAGAGGTAGCGAAGAATGGGTTTATATAGACGCGGGAGTATTTCATGGGCTGATGGAGACTATTGAAAACTTCAGATACGAAATAGAAGTTGATGGAAAAGAATCAGAACAAAAAATTCCGTTCGTCCTTGCTGGTCCAACATGTGATAGTGTGGATAAAATCTATGACGACGCATTGCTTTCATACAACATAACACTTGACGACATTGTTTATTTCATTAATGCCGGTGCTTATACTGTTGAATATGGGACAAATTTCAATGGGATTCCTTCACCTAAGGTTTATTTCTTACAGGACCTTCTGTAA
- a CDS encoding carboxymuconolactone decarboxylase family protein — protein MLKDFISYRQKLNDLINKKGNLHTKRFMNLDSQVYEQGALDTKTKEMLGLVASMVLRCNDCITYHMIRLFQLGTTDEEYFELFNVALIVGGSIVIPHLRKAVEILEELREYEKDGKTISL, from the coding sequence ATGTTAAAAGATTTCATCTCCTATAGGCAAAAGCTCAATGATTTGATAAATAAAAAAGGAAATCTTCATACGAAAAGATTCATGAATCTTGATTCACAGGTTTACGAACAGGGAGCACTTGACACCAAGACAAAGGAAATGTTAGGGCTTGTTGCCTCGATGGTTCTCAGATGCAATGATTGTATTACATATCATATGATCAGGCTTTTTCAACTTGGAACAACAGATGAGGAATATTTTGAATTATTTAATGTTGCTCTGATAGTTGGAGGTTCTATAGTTATACCACATCTCAGAAAAGCTGTTGAGATTCTTGAAGAGCTCAGGGAGTATGAAAAAGATGGCAAAACTATTTCTCTTTGA
- a CDS encoding GAF domain-containing protein, producing MRNIVQNIADDFFKILRFDKNDWYSYWKEYRAKYSPLIENYETSMGLTEDDIRQLLQSMSRPLLDKLMQYWQSVSRDQKLFSSKLVSKKHKILELHREDFTIFLTGLLGLKDWTVVNGNKEKVILIDILSLWKKNIVDQIAEVAFQSVKSFRRGETMGSYTSKKQLFEELANQIEEIISQNNIHESMEEICNLLYENISYYNWVGFYLTDFDEKNTLVLGPFVGEPTEHVKIPFGKGICGQAAEKKTTFIVQDVSKETNYLSCSPKVKSEIVVPIIIDGIIYGELDIDSHISNAFDKDDELFLKNICDKISQKIRSEE from the coding sequence ATGAGAAACATAGTTCAAAACATCGCAGACGATTTTTTCAAAATACTCAGATTTGACAAAAATGACTGGTATTCTTACTGGAAAGAATATCGGGCAAAGTATAGTCCATTGATCGAAAATTACGAAACATCAATGGGACTCACAGAAGATGATATTAGACAACTTTTACAAAGCATGAGCAGACCGTTGCTTGACAAATTAATGCAGTATTGGCAAAGCGTCTCACGAGATCAGAAACTGTTTTCCTCAAAATTAGTATCAAAAAAACACAAAATTCTGGAGCTCCACAGAGAGGACTTTACTATCTTTTTAACAGGTTTGCTTGGTTTAAAAGACTGGACTGTTGTCAATGGAAATAAAGAAAAGGTAATACTTATAGATATACTATCTCTGTGGAAAAAAAACATTGTTGATCAAATAGCTGAGGTAGCATTTCAATCCGTGAAATCCTTCAGAAGGGGTGAAACGATGGGTAGTTATACTTCAAAAAAACAGCTGTTTGAAGAATTGGCTAACCAGATAGAAGAAATAATTTCCCAAAATAATATTCATGAATCAATGGAAGAGATATGTAATCTCCTTTATGAAAACATTTCTTATTACAACTGGGTAGGTTTTTACCTAACAGATTTTGATGAAAAAAATACACTTGTGCTTGGGCCTTTCGTGGGCGAACCAACAGAACACGTGAAAATACCCTTCGGAAAAGGTATATGCGGCCAGGCTGCAGAAAAAAAGACAACCTTCATAGTGCAGGATGTGTCAAAAGAAACAAATTATCTTTCTTGCAGCCCCAAAGTGAAATCCGAAATTGTTGTTCCAATAATAATTGACGGCATAATATATGGAGAACTGGATATAGACAGCCACATATCGAATGCATTCGACAAAGACGACGAACTTTTCTTGAAAAATATATGTGATAAGATATCTCAAAAAATAAGGAGCGAGGAGTGA